A single Gambusia affinis linkage group LG22, SWU_Gaff_1.0, whole genome shotgun sequence DNA region contains:
- the myo6a gene encoding myosin VIa isoform X11 — protein sequence MLPGSVDPDWTGVDCDRVLTCWWSADTGSGSVLIRTAMEDGKPVWAPHPTDGFQLGTIVDIGADSLTIEPLKQKEKTFLAPVNQVFPAEDDVNKHVEDNCSLMYLNEATLLNNVRVRYSKDKIYTYVANILIAVNPYYDIPKLYAVDTIKQYQGRSLGTLPPHVYAIADKAYRDMKVLKMSQSIIVSGESGAGKTENTKFVLRYLTTSYGTGQDIDERIVEANPLLEAFGNAKTVRNNNSSRFGKFVEIHFNEKNAVVGGFVSHYLLEKSRICTQSSEERNYHIFYRLCAGAPEDIRQKFHLSSPDTFRYLNRGCTRFFATKDTDQQILQNRKSSEHSKAGPLKDPLLDDHGDFTRMSVAMKKIGLGDTEKLDLFRVVAGVLHLGNIDFEEAGSTSGGCTIRNQSGQTLQHCAELLGLEQDDLRVSLTTRVMLTSAGGAKGTAIKVPLKVEQANNARDALAKATYSRLFDHVVTRVNQCFPFDSSANFIGVLDIAGFEYFEHNSFEQFCINYCNEKLQQFFNERILKEEQELYQKEGLGVNEVHYVDNQDCIDLVEAKLVGILDILDEENRLPQPSDQHFTDTVHSKHRNHFRLTIPRKSKLAVHRNVRDDEGFIIRHFAGAVCYETTQFVEKNNDALHMSLESLVSESKDRFVRRLFENAAGSRDAKQKAGKLSFISVGNKFKMQLNILLDKLRSTGSSFIRCVKPNLKMVSHQFEGAQILSQLQCSGMVSVLDLMQGGFPSRAPFHELYNMYQKYMPPKLTRLDPRLFCKALFKALGLDENDYKFGLTKVFFRPGKFAEFDQIMRSDPEHLAALVQKVNTWLIHSRWKKVQWCALSVIKLKNKILYRAGACITMQKTVRMWLCRKKHKPRIDGLVKVQNLRKRMGRFTEVVGGLKEGKQEMSQQIQELENAINALMLKIKNTVMSRIDIDHEYQVLVKRSEKLLTDLQNKKKEEEERERLRRIQEEMERERKRREEEEQHRRQEEEERRLKAEMELKRKQEEEERKKREEEERRLQAELELQLQAEREEEVARQAVLEQERRDRELAMRIAQSEAELIPDETLNDSGLRREEMAKEMTELLARGPQVQANKAAANAKKFELSKWKYAELRDAINTSCDIELLAACREEFHRRLKVYHAWKARNKKRNAETEQRAPRSVMDYDVPSAARETPAQQSLAPPLPALQQELSANRQQRYFRIPFIRPAEQFKEPQQKKGWWYAHFDGAWIARQMELHPDKHPILLVAGKDDMEMCELSLEETGLSRKRGAEILPRQFEEIWERCGGVQYLRSAIESRQARPTFATAMLQSLLK from the exons ACGTTTCTGGCTCCCGTCAACCAGGTTTTCCCCGCTGAAGATGACGTCAACAAACATGTGGAGGATAACT GCTCTCTGATGTACCTGAATGAAGCCACTCTGCTCAACAATGTCCGGGTTCGCTACAGCAAGGACAAAATCTAC ACGTACGTGGCCAACATCCTGATCGCCGTCAACCCGTACTACGACATCCCCAAGCTCTATGCGGTGGACACCATCAAGCAGTACCAGGGCCGGTCGCTGGGGACGCTGCCGCCACATGTCTATGCCATCG CTGACAAGGCTTACCGGGACATGAAGGTCCTGAAGATGAGTCAGTCCATCATCGTGTCCGGAGAGTCCGGCGCCGGCAAGACAGAAAACACCAAGTTTGTTCTCAG GTACCTGACGACTTCATACGGGACGGGTCAGGATATCGACGAGCGGATTGTGGAAG CCAACCCCCTGCTGGAGGCTTTTGGGAATGCGAAGACCGTTCGGAACAACAACAGCAGCCGCTTCGGGAAGTTTGTGGAGATCCACTTCAACGAGAAG AACGCGGTTGTCGGCGGATTTGTGTCCCACTACCTGCTGGAGAAGTCCCGGATCTGCACACAGAGCTCTGAGGAGAGGAACTACCACATCTTCTACCGCCTGTGCGCTGGAGCGCCGGAGGACATTCGCCAGAAGTTCCATCTCAGCTCCCCGGACACCTTCAGG TATCTGAACAGAGGATGCACTCGCTTCTTCGCCACCAAAGACACGGATCAGCAGATTCTGCAGAACCGGAAGAGTTCAGAG CACAGTAAAGCCGGCCCGCTGAAGGACCCGCTGCTGGACGACCACGGAGACTTCACCAGGATGAGCGTCGCCATGAAGAAGATCGGCCTGGGCGACACCGAGAAGCTGGACCTGTTCCGGGTGGTGGCCGGCGTTCTGCATCTGGGCAACATCGACTTCGAGGAGGCCGGAAGCACCTCAG GCGGCTGCACCATCAGGAACCAGTCGGGCCAGACGCTGCAGCACTGCGCTGAGCTGCTGGGCCTGGAGCAAGACGACCTCAGGGTCAGCCTCACCACCAGGGTTATGCTCACGTCTGCAGGAGGCGCCAAGGGGACGGCCATCAA GGTGCCCCTGAAGGTGGAGCAGGCCAACAACGCCCGGGATGCGCTGGCCAAGGCCACCTACAGCCGGCTCTTCGACCACGTGGTGACGCGGGTCAACCAGTGCTTCCCCTTCGACTCCTCGGCTAACTTCATCGGCGTGCTGGACATCGCCGGCTTTG AATACTTTGAACACAACAGCTTTGAGCAGTTCTGCATCAACTACTGCAACGAGAAGCTGCAGCAATTCTTCAACGAGCGCATTCTGAAGGAG GAACAAGAGCTGTACCAGAAGGAGGGGCTGGGGGTCAACGAGGTTCACTACGTGGACAACCAGGACTGCATCG ACCTGGTGGAGGCCAAGCTGGTGGGCATTCTGGACATCTTAGACGAGGAGAACCGCCTGCCTCAGCCCAGTGACCAGCACTTCACCGACACGGTTCACAGCAAACACAGGAACCACTTCCGCCTCACG ATTCCCAGGAAGTCCAAGCTGGCCGTCCACCGGAACGTCCGGGACGACGAAGGTTTCATCATCCGCCACTTTGCCGGAGCCGTGTGCTACGAGACG ACCCAGTTTGTGGAGAAGAACAACGACGCGCTGCACATGTCCCTGGAGAGCCTGGTGAGCGAGTCCAAGGACCGCTTCGTCCGCCGGCTCTTTGAGAACGCTGCCGGCAGCCGGGACGCCAAGCAGAAGGCCGGGAAGCTCAGCTTCATCAGCGTCGGAAACAAGTTTAAG ATGCAGCTGAATATTCTCCTGGACAAGCTGCGCAGCACG GGCTCCAGCTTCATCCGCTGCGTCAAACCCAACCTGAAGATGGTCAGCCACCAGTTTGAAGGAGCTCAGATCCTCTCCCAGCTGCAGTGCTCCG GAATGGTGTCGGTTCTGGACCTGATGCAGGGCGGCTTTCCCTCCAGAGCTCCTTTCCATGAACTCTACAACATGTACCAGAAGTACATGCCGCCCAAGCTGACCCGCCTCGACCCGCGGCTCTTCTGTAAG GCTTTGTTCAAAGCTCTGGGACTCGACGAGAACGACTACAAGTTCGGCCTCACCAAAGTGTTCTTCCGCCCTGGAAAG TTCGCAGAGTTTGACCAGATCATGAGGTCCGACCCGGAGCACCTGGCGGCGCTGGTCCAGAAGGTCAACACATGGCTGATCCACAGCCGCTGGAAGAAGGTCCAGTGGTGCGCTCTGTCCGTCATCAAGC TGAAGAACAAGATCCTGTACCGGGCCGGCGCCTGCATCACCATGCAGAAGACGGTCCGCATGTGGCTCTGCAGGAAGAAGCACAAGCCTCG CATCGACGGGCTGGTGAAGGTCCAGAacctgaggaagaggatgggCCGCTTCACGGAGGTGGTGGGAGGCCTGAAGGAGGGAAAGCAGGAGATGAGCCAGCAGATCCAGGAGCTGGAGAACGCCATCAACGCCCTGATGCTGAAGATCAAG AACACCGTGATGAGCCGCATCGACATCGACCACGAGTACCAGGTTCTGGTGAAGCGGTCGGAAAAGCTGCTGACGGACCTGCAGAacaagaagaaggaggaggaggagcgcgAGCGTCTGCGCCGCATCCAGGAGGAGATGGAGcgtgagaggaagaggagggaggaggaggagcagcaccgcaggcaggaggaggaggagcgccGCCT GAAGGCAGAGATGGAGCTGAAGAggaagcaggaagaggaggaaaggaagaagagggaggaagaagagaggcGGCTGCAG GCGGAGCTGGAGCTCCAGCTGCAGGCGGAGCGGGAGGAGGAAGTGGCGCGGCAGGCGGTGCTGGAGCAGGAGCGGAGGGACCGGGAGCTGGCCATGCGGATCGCCCAGAGCGAGGCGGAGCTGATCCCCGACGAGACACTGAACGACTCTGGGCTGCGCAG GGAGGAAATGGCGAAGGAGATGACCGAACTTCTGGCCCG AGGGCCGCAGGTTCAGGCCAACAAAGCTGCTGCCAACGCCAAAAAGTTTGAGTTAAGCAAATGGAAGTACGCCGAGCTGCGGGACGCCATCAACACATCATGTG ACATCGAGCTGCTGGCCGCCTGCAGGGAGGAGTTCCACCGGCGGCTGAAGGTGTACCACGCCTGGAAGGCCCGGAACAAGAAGAGGAACGCCGAGACGGAGCAGCGAGCGCCGCGCTCCGTCATGGACTACG ATGTTCCGTCTGCAGCCAGAGAAACAC CAGCCCAGCAGAGCTTGGCCCCGCCCCTCCCGGcgctgcagcaggagctgtcGGCCAATCGGCAGCAGCGTTACTTCCGCATCCCGTTCATCCGGCCGGCGGAACAGTTCAAGGAGCCGCAGCAGAAGAAAGGCTGGTGGTACGCGCACTTCGACGGCGCCTGGATCGCCCGACAGATGGAGCTGCACCCCGACAAGCACCCCATCCTGCTGGTGGCAG ggaAGGACGACATGGAGATGTGCGAGCTGAGCCTGGAGGAGACGGGTCTGTCCCGGAAGCGCGGCGCGGAGATTCTGCCCCGGCAGTTCGAGGAGATCTGGGAGCGCTGCGGCGGAGTGCAGTACCTGCGCAGCGCCATCGAGAGCCGCCAGGCGCGCCCCACCTTCGCCACCGCCATGCTGCAGAGCCTGCTGAAGTGA
- the myo6a gene encoding myosin VIa isoform X9 has translation MLPGSVDPDWTGVDCDRVLTCWWSADTGSGSVLIRTAMEDGKPVWAPHPTDGFQLGTIVDIGADSLTIEPLKQKEKTFLAPVNQVFPAEDDVNKHVEDNCSLMYLNEATLLNNVRVRYSKDKIYTYVANILIAVNPYYDIPKLYAVDTIKQYQGRSLGTLPPHVYAIADKAYRDMKVLKMSQSIIVSGESGAGKTENTKFVLRYLTTSYGTGQDIDERIVEANPLLEAFGNAKTVRNNNSSRFGKFVEIHFNEKNAVVGGFVSHYLLEKSRICTQSSEERNYHIFYRLCAGAPEDIRQKFHLSSPDTFRYLNRGCTRFFATKDTDQQILQNRKSSEHSKAGPLKDPLLDDHGDFTRMSVAMKKIGLGDTEKLDLFRVVAGVLHLGNIDFEEAGSTSGGCTIRNQSGQTLQHCAELLGLEQDDLRVSLTTRVMLTSAGGAKGTAIKVPLKVEQANNARDALAKATYSRLFDHVVTRVNQCFPFDSSANFIGVLDIAGFEYFEHNSFEQFCINYCNEKLQQFFNERILKEEQELYQKEGLGVNEVHYVDNQDCIDLVEAKLVGILDILDEENRLPQPSDQHFTDTVHSKHRNHFRLTIPRKSKLAVHRNVRDDEGFIIRHFAGAVCYETTQFVEKNNDALHMSLESLVSESKDRFVRRLFENAAGSRDAKQKAGKLSFISVGNKFKMQLNILLDKLRSTGSSFIRCVKPNLKMVSHQFEGAQILSQLQCSGMVSVLDLMQGGFPSRAPFHELYNMYQKYMPPKLTRLDPRLFCKALFKALGLDENDYKFGLTKVFFRPGKFAEFDQIMRSDPEHLAALVQKVNTWLIHSRWKKVQWCALSVIKLKNKILYRAGACITMQKTVRMWLCRKKHKPRIDGLVKVQNLRKRMGRFTEVVGGLKEGKQEMSQQIQELENAINALMLKIKNTVMSRIDIDHEYQVLVKRSEKLLTDLQNKKKEEEERERLRRIQEEMERERKRREEEEQHRRQEEEERRLKAEMELKRKQEEEERKKREEEERRLQAELELQLQAEREEEVARQAVLEQERRDRELAMRIAQSEAELIPDETLNDSGLRSNGSSVPSSPERAALQVGAKLKSYTIGPQVQANKAAANAKKFELSKWKYAELRDAINTSCDIELLAACREEFHRRLKVYHAWKARNKKRNAETEQRAPRSVMDYAQQSLAPPLPALQQELSANRQQRYFRIPFIRPAEQFKEPQQKKGWWYAHFDGAWIARQMELHPDKHPILLVAGKDDMEMCELSLEETGLSRKRGAEILPRQFEEIWERCGGVQYLRSAIESRQARPTFATAMLQSLLK, from the exons ACGTTTCTGGCTCCCGTCAACCAGGTTTTCCCCGCTGAAGATGACGTCAACAAACATGTGGAGGATAACT GCTCTCTGATGTACCTGAATGAAGCCACTCTGCTCAACAATGTCCGGGTTCGCTACAGCAAGGACAAAATCTAC ACGTACGTGGCCAACATCCTGATCGCCGTCAACCCGTACTACGACATCCCCAAGCTCTATGCGGTGGACACCATCAAGCAGTACCAGGGCCGGTCGCTGGGGACGCTGCCGCCACATGTCTATGCCATCG CTGACAAGGCTTACCGGGACATGAAGGTCCTGAAGATGAGTCAGTCCATCATCGTGTCCGGAGAGTCCGGCGCCGGCAAGACAGAAAACACCAAGTTTGTTCTCAG GTACCTGACGACTTCATACGGGACGGGTCAGGATATCGACGAGCGGATTGTGGAAG CCAACCCCCTGCTGGAGGCTTTTGGGAATGCGAAGACCGTTCGGAACAACAACAGCAGCCGCTTCGGGAAGTTTGTGGAGATCCACTTCAACGAGAAG AACGCGGTTGTCGGCGGATTTGTGTCCCACTACCTGCTGGAGAAGTCCCGGATCTGCACACAGAGCTCTGAGGAGAGGAACTACCACATCTTCTACCGCCTGTGCGCTGGAGCGCCGGAGGACATTCGCCAGAAGTTCCATCTCAGCTCCCCGGACACCTTCAGG TATCTGAACAGAGGATGCACTCGCTTCTTCGCCACCAAAGACACGGATCAGCAGATTCTGCAGAACCGGAAGAGTTCAGAG CACAGTAAAGCCGGCCCGCTGAAGGACCCGCTGCTGGACGACCACGGAGACTTCACCAGGATGAGCGTCGCCATGAAGAAGATCGGCCTGGGCGACACCGAGAAGCTGGACCTGTTCCGGGTGGTGGCCGGCGTTCTGCATCTGGGCAACATCGACTTCGAGGAGGCCGGAAGCACCTCAG GCGGCTGCACCATCAGGAACCAGTCGGGCCAGACGCTGCAGCACTGCGCTGAGCTGCTGGGCCTGGAGCAAGACGACCTCAGGGTCAGCCTCACCACCAGGGTTATGCTCACGTCTGCAGGAGGCGCCAAGGGGACGGCCATCAA GGTGCCCCTGAAGGTGGAGCAGGCCAACAACGCCCGGGATGCGCTGGCCAAGGCCACCTACAGCCGGCTCTTCGACCACGTGGTGACGCGGGTCAACCAGTGCTTCCCCTTCGACTCCTCGGCTAACTTCATCGGCGTGCTGGACATCGCCGGCTTTG AATACTTTGAACACAACAGCTTTGAGCAGTTCTGCATCAACTACTGCAACGAGAAGCTGCAGCAATTCTTCAACGAGCGCATTCTGAAGGAG GAACAAGAGCTGTACCAGAAGGAGGGGCTGGGGGTCAACGAGGTTCACTACGTGGACAACCAGGACTGCATCG ACCTGGTGGAGGCCAAGCTGGTGGGCATTCTGGACATCTTAGACGAGGAGAACCGCCTGCCTCAGCCCAGTGACCAGCACTTCACCGACACGGTTCACAGCAAACACAGGAACCACTTCCGCCTCACG ATTCCCAGGAAGTCCAAGCTGGCCGTCCACCGGAACGTCCGGGACGACGAAGGTTTCATCATCCGCCACTTTGCCGGAGCCGTGTGCTACGAGACG ACCCAGTTTGTGGAGAAGAACAACGACGCGCTGCACATGTCCCTGGAGAGCCTGGTGAGCGAGTCCAAGGACCGCTTCGTCCGCCGGCTCTTTGAGAACGCTGCCGGCAGCCGGGACGCCAAGCAGAAGGCCGGGAAGCTCAGCTTCATCAGCGTCGGAAACAAGTTTAAG ATGCAGCTGAATATTCTCCTGGACAAGCTGCGCAGCACG GGCTCCAGCTTCATCCGCTGCGTCAAACCCAACCTGAAGATGGTCAGCCACCAGTTTGAAGGAGCTCAGATCCTCTCCCAGCTGCAGTGCTCCG GAATGGTGTCGGTTCTGGACCTGATGCAGGGCGGCTTTCCCTCCAGAGCTCCTTTCCATGAACTCTACAACATGTACCAGAAGTACATGCCGCCCAAGCTGACCCGCCTCGACCCGCGGCTCTTCTGTAAG GCTTTGTTCAAAGCTCTGGGACTCGACGAGAACGACTACAAGTTCGGCCTCACCAAAGTGTTCTTCCGCCCTGGAAAG TTCGCAGAGTTTGACCAGATCATGAGGTCCGACCCGGAGCACCTGGCGGCGCTGGTCCAGAAGGTCAACACATGGCTGATCCACAGCCGCTGGAAGAAGGTCCAGTGGTGCGCTCTGTCCGTCATCAAGC TGAAGAACAAGATCCTGTACCGGGCCGGCGCCTGCATCACCATGCAGAAGACGGTCCGCATGTGGCTCTGCAGGAAGAAGCACAAGCCTCG CATCGACGGGCTGGTGAAGGTCCAGAacctgaggaagaggatgggCCGCTTCACGGAGGTGGTGGGAGGCCTGAAGGAGGGAAAGCAGGAGATGAGCCAGCAGATCCAGGAGCTGGAGAACGCCATCAACGCCCTGATGCTGAAGATCAAG AACACCGTGATGAGCCGCATCGACATCGACCACGAGTACCAGGTTCTGGTGAAGCGGTCGGAAAAGCTGCTGACGGACCTGCAGAacaagaagaaggaggaggaggagcgcgAGCGTCTGCGCCGCATCCAGGAGGAGATGGAGcgtgagaggaagaggagggaggaggaggagcagcaccgcaggcaggaggaggaggagcgccGCCT GAAGGCAGAGATGGAGCTGAAGAggaagcaggaagaggaggaaaggaagaagagggaggaagaagagaggcGGCTGCAG GCGGAGCTGGAGCTCCAGCTGCAGGCGGAGCGGGAGGAGGAAGTGGCGCGGCAGGCGGTGCTGGAGCAGGAGCGGAGGGACCGGGAGCTGGCCATGCGGATCGCCCAGAGCGAGGCGGAGCTGATCCCCGACGAGACACTGAACGACTCTGGGCTGCGCAG TAACGGCTCCTCCGTTCCATCGTCTCCAGAGAGAGCAGC TCTGCAGGTCGGCGCCAAGCTGAAGAGCTACACCAT AGGGCCGCAGGTTCAGGCCAACAAAGCTGCTGCCAACGCCAAAAAGTTTGAGTTAAGCAAATGGAAGTACGCCGAGCTGCGGGACGCCATCAACACATCATGTG ACATCGAGCTGCTGGCCGCCTGCAGGGAGGAGTTCCACCGGCGGCTGAAGGTGTACCACGCCTGGAAGGCCCGGAACAAGAAGAGGAACGCCGAGACGGAGCAGCGAGCGCCGCGCTCCGTCATGGACTACG CCCAGCAGAGCTTGGCCCCGCCCCTCCCGGcgctgcagcaggagctgtcGGCCAATCGGCAGCAGCGTTACTTCCGCATCCCGTTCATCCGGCCGGCGGAACAGTTCAAGGAGCCGCAGCAGAAGAAAGGCTGGTGGTACGCGCACTTCGACGGCGCCTGGATCGCCCGACAGATGGAGCTGCACCCCGACAAGCACCCCATCCTGCTGGTGGCAG ggaAGGACGACATGGAGATGTGCGAGCTGAGCCTGGAGGAGACGGGTCTGTCCCGGAAGCGCGGCGCGGAGATTCTGCCCCGGCAGTTCGAGGAGATCTGGGAGCGCTGCGGCGGAGTGCAGTACCTGCGCAGCGCCATCGAGAGCCGCCAGGCGCGCCCCACCTTCGCCACCGCCATGCTGCAGAGCCTGCTGAAGTGA